Proteins encoded within one genomic window of Marasmius oreades isolate 03SP1 chromosome 4, whole genome shotgun sequence:
- a CDS encoding uncharacterized protein (MEROPS:MER0004042) — MALFNLFKHKSVTTNGTSAPDEASQYDQLPDKAGLLVAGELEKALEECKASVSRIAAECRAQNRRFRDHEFDVENDRERCLHGLTSEDYKPADVRRVTQIFENPQFFVDGASSNDIKQGSIGDCWFVSALATMSTCEGLVEKFCVARDEQIGVYGFVFFRDGSWVNVIIDDFLFTRIPKFEELSFAEQQIYHHNKEKYNEEARKSGKGLYFAQSGTDGETWVPLIEKAYAKLHGSYAALVGGDACEAIEDLTGGVSTFIHANDILDIDKFWTDELCKANIDRLFGCAYKPLETARSGAWLPVDLSGLKSNHSYSVLRAVEYNGKRFVIVRNPWGHSEWTGNWSDGSKEWTREWLDALPALGHVFGNDGQFVMEYKDFLDCWDQIDRTLLFDSSWVMSSQWLHVTAKPLPCAWTYGDVSFSFSLPTASKAVIVLSQLDDRYFLEISGRCNWTFDFILFKKGERHHIAASSTSRLLTRSVNLEVDLEAGDYVVHVRLDRHVRADRPKGYYQSKLEGWNQRSLSRVLTERATSHSVASNFHAE; from the exons ACAAATCAGTCACTACCAACGGCACTTCAGCTCCAGATGAGGCGTCGCAGTACGATCAGCTCCCTGATAAAGCTGGTCTTTTGGTAGCCGGCGAGCTAGAGAAGGCTTTGGAAGAATGTAAAGCAAGTGTGTCAAGGATCGCGGCGGAATGTAGAGCACAAAACAGGAGGTTTAG GGACCACGAATTCGACGTCGAAAATGATCGTGAACGATGCTTGCATGGTCTTACGTCTGAGGACTACAAACCAGCCGACGTGCGGCGTGTCACACAAATATTTGAAAACCCGCAGTTCTTCGTCGACGGAGCGAGTTCTAATGATATAAAGCAAGGATCTATCGGCGATTGTTGGTTTGTGTCTGCTTTGGCGACCATGTCTACCTGTGAAGGCCTCGTGGAGAAGTTTTGTGTCGCG AGAGACGAACAGATCGGCGTATATGGATTTGTCTTCTTTCGAGATGGATCATGGGTGAATGTCATAATTGACGA TTTCCTCTTCACGCGCATTCCCAAGTTTGAAGAGCTTTCGTTCGCTGAGCAACAGATCTATCATCACAACAAAGAGAAGTACAACGAAGAGGCAAGAAAGAGCGGAAAGGGACTGTACTTTGCACAATCCGGCACCGATGGCGAAACATGGGTACCACTAATTGAGAAGGCTTATGCGAAGCTACATGGAAGCTACGCTGCTCTGGTTGGAGGAGATGCATGCGAGGCTATTGAAGACCTTACCGG GGGAGTTTCAACTTTTATTCATGCAAAT GACATTCTGGATATCGACAAATTCTGGACTGACGAACTTTGCAAAGCCAACATTGATCGTCTTTTCGGATGTGCATATAAACCGCTCGAGACAGCTCGAAGCGGTGCTTGGCTACCAGTGGATCTCAGCGGACTCAAAAGCAACCACTCTTACTCTGTCTTGCGGGCGGTCGAATACAACGGGAAACGCTTCGTCATCGTTCGGAATCCTTGGGGTCATTCAGAATGGACTGGGAATTGGTCGGATGGGTCGAAAGAATGGACGAGAGAGTGGCTTGATGCGCTTCCCGCGTTGGGACATGTATTCGGTAATGATGGACAGTTTGTCATGGAAT ACAAGGATTTCTTGGACTGTTGGGATCAAATTGATCGTACTCTACTGTTCGATTCTTCCTGGGTCATGTCGTCTCAGTGGCTTCATGTCACGGCCAAACCTTTGCCTTGCGCTTGGACATACGGAGATGTTTCTT TCAGCTTCAGTTTACCCACCGCTTCAAAGGCCGTGATCGTACTATCACAACTGGACGACAGATATTTCCTTGAAATCTCTGGACGGTGCAACTGGACGTTCGATTTCATCCTCTTTAAAAAAGGAGAAAGGCACCATATCGCCGCGTCTTCTACATCAAGACTACTCACTCGTAGTGTCAATCTGGAAGTGGACCTTGAAGCCGGGGATTATGTCGTGCAT GTACGACTTGACCGTCATGTTAGAGCTGATAGACCAAAA ggatattaccaGTCAAAACTGGAGGGATGGAACCAACGAAGTCTTTCTCGGGTTCTCACTGAGAGAGCTACG